The Euphorbia lathyris chromosome 2, ddEupLath1.1, whole genome shotgun sequence genome includes a window with the following:
- the LOC136220021 gene encoding chitinase-like protein 2, which produces MATKFILPLLILAAITVNGDDSGSAEKAIVKTVKGKKVCDKGWECKGFSAYCCNETISDYFQTYQFENLFEKRNSPVAHAAGFWDYRSFITAAALYQPHGFGTSGGKLMGQKEVAAFLGHVGSKTSCGYGVATGGPLAWGLCYNKEMSPSQTYCDDYFKLTYPCSPGASYHGRGAIPIYWNYNYGKTGEALKIDLLNHPEYIENNATLAFQAAIWKWMTPEKKGIPSAHDVFVGKWKPTKNDTLSKRVPGFGATMNVLYGDGVCGKGDDESMNSMVSHYLYYLDLLGVGREEAGPHEVLSCAEQLPFNKPAVAASS; this is translated from the exons ATGGCTACCAAATTCATTCTCCCGTTGTTAATTTTAGCAGCGATTACAGTAAATGGAGACGATTCGGGATCTGCGGAAAAGGCGATCGTGAAAACAGTGAAAGGGAAGAAGGTTTGTGATAAAGGATGGGAATGTAAGGGGTTTTCGGCTTATTGTTGTAATGAGACGATTTCGGATTATTTTCAGACTTATCAGTTTGAGAATTTGTTTGAGAAGAGGAATTCTCCGGTGGCTCATGCGGCGGGGTTTTGGGATTATCGGTCTTTTATTACTGCTGCTGCTTTGTATCAGCCGCATGGTTTTGGTACCAGTGGTGGTAAACTTATGGGGCAGAAGGAAGTTGCGGCTTTTCTTGGCCACGTTGGCAGCAAAACTTCGT GTGGATATGGAGTTGCAACAGGAGGACCATTGGCGTGGGGACTATGCTATAACAAGGAGATGAGCCCAAGCCAAACATATTGTGATGATTATTTTAAGTTGACTTATCCTTGTTCTCCTGGTGCATCCTACCATGGCAGGGGTGCCATTCCAATCTATTg GAACTACAACTATGGAAAAACAGGAGAAGCCCTAAAAATAGACTTATTAAATCACCCAGAATACATAGAAAACAATGCTACATTAGCCTTCCAAGCTGCAATTTGGAAGTGGATGACCCCAGAAAAGAAGGGTATCCCATCAGCTCATGATGTATTTGTAGGGAAATGGAAACCAACAAAGAATGACACTTTATCCAAAAGGGTACCTGGATTTGGTGCCACCATGAATGTTTTATATGGAGATGGAGTTTGTGGTAAAGGAGATGATGAATCTATGAACAGTATGGTTTCTCATTATTTGTATTACCTTGATTTACTTGGTGTTGGAAGAGAAGAAGCTGGACCTCATGAAGTTTTGAGTTGTGCTGAGCAACTGCCTTTTAATAAACCTGCTGTTGCTGCTTCTTCTTGA